One stretch of Pseudoalteromonas shioyasakiensis DNA includes these proteins:
- the gspJ gene encoding type II secretion system minor pseudopilin GspJ, with amino-acid sequence MKQRGFTLLEVIVAMGILAFVVLSTHQILDSTTKAKEASDETIAELNGLQTLFRLMDQDFSQMTKRQVRNEAGDFQETYVLAGRYVLDSQYDGIGFVRDGWINPINLLPRSELQAVGYRVIDDKLERVYRVYVDQLDNMEPRSQVILEDIEDLKFEFLDDKDEWQEQWQIKALPKAVAVTIQKIEQEPIRRVFLVPGEGKVTAQANDGNNGTGG; translated from the coding sequence GTGAAGCAACGCGGTTTTACCTTACTTGAAGTGATTGTCGCTATGGGGATCTTAGCTTTTGTGGTGTTATCAACTCATCAAATTCTTGATTCAACAACGAAAGCAAAAGAAGCTTCAGATGAAACGATTGCGGAATTAAATGGCTTACAAACCTTGTTTCGTCTAATGGATCAAGACTTTAGTCAAATGACGAAACGTCAGGTTCGAAACGAAGCGGGTGACTTTCAAGAAACTTATGTTTTAGCTGGTCGCTACGTTCTTGATAGCCAATACGATGGCATTGGCTTTGTACGTGATGGTTGGATTAACCCAATTAATTTACTGCCGCGCTCTGAATTACAAGCAGTTGGCTATCGCGTTATAGATGACAAACTTGAGCGTGTATATCGTGTATATGTCGATCAGTTAGATAACATGGAGCCTCGTTCGCAAGTCATTCTTGAAGATATCGAAGACCTTAAATTTGAATTTTTAGATGACAAAGATGAGTGGCAAGAGCAGTGGCAAATAAAAGCGTTACCAAAAGCTGTTGCAGTTACTATTCAAAAAATCGAACAAGAGCCAATTCGTCGCGTGTTTTTAGTGCCTGGTGAAGGAAAAGTAACAGCCCAAGCAAATGATGGCAATAACGGAACGGGTGGCTAG
- a CDS encoding YecA family protein, with amino-acid sequence MQLPEFSKQQSELLSQFLAQHPDALTLAQTQGYLFAVICAPEPLDVHQWLEEVAPGSDGQMDEQVLFAFMALYQQISEQVFETGFALPVSLQLSSQGQQYLDIQECQHWSQGFMHGAQGYVNKLLSAPHLADELKEALATALQSLGFFTLESSEIAALATEHGLSEGQLCQQQYEVMNEFAAGFAELIEVVAVNSQLYNDEGWN; translated from the coding sequence ATGCAATTACCTGAGTTTTCAAAGCAGCAAAGCGAGCTTCTAAGTCAGTTTTTAGCGCAGCATCCAGATGCGCTTACTTTGGCGCAAACCCAAGGTTACTTGTTTGCCGTGATTTGTGCTCCTGAGCCGCTTGATGTTCACCAGTGGTTAGAAGAGGTTGCACCAGGCTCTGATGGGCAAATGGATGAGCAAGTACTGTTTGCATTTATGGCCTTGTATCAGCAGATCAGCGAGCAAGTATTTGAAACGGGTTTTGCATTACCTGTGAGCCTACAGCTGAGCTCTCAAGGGCAACAATACCTAGATATTCAAGAATGCCAGCATTGGAGCCAAGGTTTTATGCATGGTGCACAAGGCTACGTTAATAAGCTACTAAGTGCTCCACATTTAGCTGATGAACTTAAAGAAGCGTTGGCTACCGCGCTGCAAAGCTTAGGCTTTTTTACTCTTGAAAGTAGTGAAATTGCAGCCCTCGCAACTGAGCATGGTTTATCTGAAGGGCAATTATGTCAGCAGCAGTATGAAGTGATGAATGAGTTTGCCGCTGGCTTTGCAGAACTTATTGAAGTTGTTGCTGTAAATAGCCAACTTTATAACGATGAGGGCTGGAACTAA
- a CDS encoding prepilin-type N-terminal cleavage/methylation domain-containing protein codes for MVSLGRLRLADRAKYAKGFSLIEILMVLVVIGFVTKMVAYSFDGGAEEELEKQALRLHTTINMASEFAILNQVELGFHLDQDTFEFLVFDGDKWVTFDREKLFAPIKVDERFKLTLNLDDLAWAQDNLLEQSNWRELMSGGDEDSLLELKKLKIPQVLILSSGEVSAFQLVYELKDEREPQYFIEGEFMAPVKFRMEPE; via the coding sequence ATGGTAAGCCTTGGTCGTTTGCGTTTGGCTGACCGTGCTAAGTACGCGAAAGGGTTTAGCCTAATCGAGATTTTAATGGTGCTTGTGGTGATTGGTTTTGTCACCAAAATGGTTGCCTACAGTTTTGATGGTGGTGCTGAAGAAGAACTCGAAAAACAAGCTCTCAGATTACACACTACGATTAATATGGCTTCTGAGTTTGCAATTTTAAATCAGGTTGAGTTAGGTTTTCACCTTGACCAAGATACATTTGAATTTTTAGTTTTTGACGGTGATAAGTGGGTTACTTTTGACCGTGAAAAATTGTTTGCCCCAATTAAGGTTGATGAGCGCTTTAAGCTTACTCTTAACCTTGATGATTTAGCCTGGGCACAAGATAACTTGCTTGAGCAGTCAAACTGGCGTGAATTAATGAGCGGTGGTGACGAAGACAGCCTACTTGAGCTAAAAAAGCTCAAAATACCGCAAGTACTTATTTTATCTTCTGGCGAAGTCAGTGCGTTTCAACTGGTTTACGAGCTTAAAGATGAGCGAGAGCCGCAGTATTTTATCGAAGGCGAATTCATGGCCCCGGTAAAGTTTCGTATGGAGCCTGAATAA
- the gspI gene encoding type II secretion system minor pseudopilin GspI, with translation MNKSAGFTLLEVMVALAICAMAGIAAMQATGEHINHLSSIEEQTYASWVAENVMVEQRAKGEKWTGKNGVKGTETLAGFEWYWRQDVVPTADKTFVKVTINVFADEKLEYPVYELSTYLNKGDK, from the coding sequence ATGAATAAGTCAGCAGGTTTTACCTTACTCGAAGTGATGGTTGCATTGGCTATTTGTGCAATGGCTGGTATTGCCGCAATGCAAGCAACCGGAGAGCACATTAATCATCTTTCGTCGATTGAAGAGCAAACTTATGCCTCTTGGGTTGCTGAAAACGTGATGGTTGAGCAGCGCGCCAAAGGCGAGAAGTGGACAGGTAAAAATGGTGTTAAAGGCACTGAAACATTAGCTGGCTTTGAATGGTATTGGCGTCAGGACGTGGTTCCTACTGCTGATAAAACGTTTGTAAAGGTAACCATTAACGTGTTCGCCGATGAAAAGCTTGAATATCCAGTTTATGAGCTTTCTACTTATTTAAATAAAGGTGATAAGTAG
- the gspL gene encoding type II secretion system protein GspL — translation MTEILLIRTGQTLKDSLNWLIYSPTEQEIIASGEIANATQLGELTERAQSREVVVLLPSDQVQLKTVALPTKWSRKLEQALPYMLEEEIACDVDDLFIAIAEPTLIDEKHAINIAMTDREWFEQWLAEFNEHGIEVYKILPDALLLPDVDDNAQLRAIELNGQWLCKHGNWHIAAVETNWLAGYLTALGNPDVAHFSPATGFPDTVNLNARTEQYDLPLALFAKQLPEVNFNLRQGVYQLKKKSAIWWGYWQKAAIAAGVALVCSVGVKSLELYKLNSELEAMKAEVVANYQRAFPNKKVRPQLIRSQIRNELALIDAGSTAGFLDLTNDLVSIFSQVKDFTPETLRYDQGRNELRIRARGKDFQSFSKVKAILEQRGLTVDQGSLNNDGDFVVGEIKLRGAA, via the coding sequence GTGACAGAGATATTGTTGATCCGTACGGGTCAAACATTAAAAGACAGCCTTAATTGGCTAATTTACTCACCAACAGAACAAGAAATAATTGCCAGTGGCGAAATTGCCAATGCAACACAACTTGGTGAGCTTACAGAGAGAGCGCAATCACGGGAAGTGGTTGTACTATTGCCAAGTGATCAAGTACAACTAAAAACAGTTGCTTTGCCAACCAAGTGGAGCCGCAAGCTAGAGCAAGCACTTCCTTACATGCTAGAAGAAGAAATAGCCTGTGATGTTGACGACTTATTCATAGCGATTGCAGAACCAACACTTATTGATGAGAAGCACGCTATTAACATCGCGATGACCGATCGTGAATGGTTTGAGCAATGGCTGGCTGAGTTCAATGAGCATGGTATCGAAGTATATAAAATACTGCCCGATGCTTTATTGTTACCTGATGTCGATGACAACGCTCAGTTACGTGCTATTGAGCTTAATGGTCAGTGGCTATGTAAACATGGTAACTGGCATATTGCCGCTGTAGAGACGAATTGGCTTGCTGGCTATTTAACGGCATTAGGTAACCCTGATGTTGCACACTTTAGTCCAGCAACGGGTTTTCCTGATACGGTTAACCTAAATGCTCGAACAGAACAATACGATTTACCATTAGCTTTATTTGCCAAACAATTACCAGAGGTTAATTTTAACCTGCGCCAAGGCGTTTATCAGCTTAAGAAAAAATCAGCGATTTGGTGGGGCTATTGGCAAAAGGCCGCTATTGCAGCTGGTGTAGCGTTAGTTTGTAGTGTCGGTGTTAAGTCACTTGAGCTCTATAAGTTAAATAGCGAACTTGAAGCAATGAAAGCCGAAGTAGTTGCCAATTATCAGCGTGCTTTTCCTAACAAAAAAGTGCGTCCGCAACTTATTCGCAGCCAAATTCGTAATGAACTTGCATTAATCGATGCAGGTAGTACGGCAGGCTTTTTAGATTTGACTAACGATCTGGTCTCGATTTTTAGTCAAGTGAAAGACTTCACACCAGAAACGCTTCGTTATGATCAAGGCCGTAACGAATTACGTATTCGTGCGCGCGGCAAAGATTTCCAGTCATTCAGTAAAGTTAAAGCAATTTTAGAACAGCGTGGCTTAACCGTTGATCAGGGTTCGCTGAATAATGATGGTGATTTTGTCGTTGGTGAAATTAAGTTACGAGGTGCGGCATGA
- the gspE gene encoding type II secretion system ATPase GspE — protein sequence MLTSDDLVSLPTKRLPFSYARRTGVLLGKDQDNWTVYYRGELDVDALLEVRRIAGHGFSLEQLPDDKFELLLEVSYQRDSSETQQMMEDIGNEVDLFSLADELPQTEDLLAGDDDAPIIKLINAMLSEAIKEGASDIHIETFEQELVIRFRVDGVLKEVLKPNRKLASLLVSRIKVMAKLDIAEKRIPQDGRISLRIAGRAVDVRVSTMPSSFGERVVLRLLDKNNARLNLEDLGMTERNRELFADLISKPHGIILVTGPTGSGKSTTLYAGMSQINSRDRNILTVEDPIEYEIPGIGQTQVNTKVDMTFARGLRAILRQDPDVVMVGEIRDLETAQIGVQASLTGHLVMSTLHTNTAAGAITRMEDMGVEPFLLSSSLLGVLSQRLVRTLCNSCKEGHIADERECQLLGVNPAEPPTIYRAVGCEECNFNGYRGRTGIHELLVVDEAIREMIHSGKGEQSVEKYIRKHSPSIRQDGCNRVLAGRTTLEEVLRVTREEG from the coding sequence CTGCTAACAAGCGATGATCTTGTTAGCTTGCCAACCAAGCGTTTGCCATTCTCGTACGCGCGTCGTACAGGTGTATTATTAGGTAAAGATCAGGATAACTGGACTGTGTATTACCGCGGTGAGTTAGACGTTGATGCATTACTTGAGGTACGACGTATCGCGGGTCATGGTTTTTCACTAGAACAATTACCAGATGACAAATTTGAGTTGTTGCTAGAGGTCTCATATCAGCGTGATAGTTCTGAAACGCAGCAAATGATGGAAGATATCGGTAACGAAGTGGATTTATTCTCGCTTGCAGATGAATTGCCGCAAACTGAAGATCTACTTGCTGGTGATGATGATGCGCCAATTATTAAACTAATTAACGCTATGCTGAGCGAAGCGATTAAAGAAGGTGCGTCGGATATTCATATCGAAACCTTTGAACAAGAGCTAGTGATTCGCTTTAGGGTTGATGGGGTATTAAAAGAAGTATTAAAGCCAAATCGTAAACTCGCCTCATTGTTGGTGTCGCGTATTAAGGTTATGGCAAAACTAGACATTGCCGAAAAACGTATACCTCAAGATGGCCGTATTAGTTTACGAATTGCTGGTCGTGCTGTTGATGTGCGTGTTTCTACTATGCCATCAAGCTTTGGTGAGCGTGTTGTACTGCGTCTACTTGATAAAAACAACGCACGGCTGAATCTTGAAGATTTAGGTATGACTGAGCGTAACCGTGAATTGTTTGCTGACTTAATCAGTAAGCCCCACGGTATTATCTTAGTAACCGGTCCAACGGGTTCTGGTAAAAGTACCACTTTGTATGCAGGCATGAGCCAAATTAACTCGCGGGATCGTAATATCCTCACTGTTGAAGATCCAATCGAGTACGAGATCCCAGGGATTGGTCAAACGCAAGTCAATACTAAGGTTGATATGACCTTTGCACGTGGCTTACGTGCCATCCTTCGTCAAGACCCTGATGTAGTAATGGTTGGTGAGATCCGTGACCTTGAAACGGCACAAATTGGTGTGCAAGCTTCATTAACTGGTCACTTGGTTATGTCGACACTGCACACTAATACGGCTGCTGGTGCTATCACACGTATGGAAGACATGGGCGTTGAGCCTTTCTTACTATCATCATCGTTATTAGGTGTGTTGTCACAACGTCTAGTACGTACTTTATGTAATAGCTGTAAAGAAGGTCACATTGCCGATGAGCGCGAATGTCAGTTATTGGGGGTCAACCCTGCTGAGCCGCCAACAATTTATCGTGCCGTAGGGTGTGAAGAGTGTAACTTTAATGGTTACCGTGGCCGTACTGGTATTCATGAATTGTTGGTTGTTGATGAAGCAATTCGTGAAATGATCCACAGTGGTAAAGGCGAGCAAAGTGTTGAAAAGTATATTCGCAAACACAGTCCAAGCATTCGTCAAGATGGTTGTAATCGTGTGTTAGCGGGTCGCACTACCTTAGAAGAAGTCTTGCGTGTAACACGTGAGGAAGGTTAA
- the gspG gene encoding type II secretion system major pseudopilin GspG — protein MFVNKQSGFSLLEVMVVLVIIGMIMSIVAPNIMGQQEEAAIDKAHLDIQQIEDALSLYKLKNKTYPTTEQGLEALVNKTSIEPIPRRFPDGGFLEKLPEDPWGNPYQLISPGEIGKIDIFSMGPDGEAGTDDDIGNWDEEK, from the coding sequence ATTTTTGTGAACAAACAGTCAGGTTTCTCATTACTAGAAGTCATGGTAGTACTGGTTATCATTGGTATGATCATGTCAATTGTGGCGCCAAATATCATGGGTCAGCAAGAAGAAGCTGCAATCGATAAAGCACACTTAGATATTCAACAAATTGAAGATGCGTTAAGCCTATACAAGCTTAAAAATAAAACGTATCCAACAACAGAGCAAGGCTTAGAAGCGCTAGTGAACAAAACAAGCATTGAGCCAATTCCAAGACGTTTTCCTGATGGCGGTTTCCTTGAGAAATTACCAGAAGATCCATGGGGTAACCCATACCAACTAATCAGCCCAGGAGAAATCGGTAAAATTGATATCTTCTCTATGGGTCCTGATGGTGAAGCAGGTACTGATGATGACATTGGTAACTGGGATGAAGAAAAGTAA
- the gspF gene encoding type II secretion system inner membrane protein GspF: protein MAAFEYRALDGKGKEKKGILEADTVKQIRQTLRDQGLMPLEVVAAAEGEKQAKGAKSSLLSSFFKPKISTSDLALITRQLATLIQSALPVEGAVMAVAEQCEKPRLKRMLMAVRSKVVEGYTLADGMSEFPHVFDDLYRAMVAAGEKSGHLDQVLNRLADYTEQRQHMRSQITQAMVYPTILVVFAIAIVSVLLGTVVPKILKTFEKSKQVLPWTTEWVMAASNFVQNYWFISLVIITALSVAIKQALKQPHIRYWYDEKVLHLPGIGKVARGVNTARFARTLSILSSSSVPLLEGMRISGGVLVNEKMKKSVQDAATRVSEGASLRASLQQTKLFPPMMLHMIASGEKSGELEQMLERAANNQDREFESMVNVSLKLLEPAMIASMAVIVLFIVMAILQPIMAMNKAVGL from the coding sequence ATGGCAGCATTTGAATACCGTGCCCTTGATGGCAAAGGTAAAGAGAAAAAAGGCATTCTTGAAGCCGACACGGTAAAACAAATCCGCCAAACCCTACGTGATCAGGGTTTAATGCCGTTAGAGGTCGTGGCTGCTGCTGAAGGTGAAAAGCAAGCTAAAGGAGCGAAGAGCTCTTTATTGAGTAGTTTCTTTAAACCAAAAATTTCTACTTCAGATTTAGCTTTGATCACTCGTCAGCTTGCAACCTTAATACAGTCGGCATTGCCTGTTGAGGGAGCCGTAATGGCGGTAGCTGAACAATGTGAAAAGCCGCGTTTAAAGCGTATGTTAATGGCCGTTCGCTCTAAGGTAGTTGAAGGTTACACCCTAGCCGATGGCATGAGCGAGTTCCCGCATGTGTTTGATGATTTATATCGTGCTATGGTGGCCGCTGGTGAAAAATCGGGTCACCTTGATCAAGTTTTAAATCGTTTAGCTGATTACACGGAACAACGCCAGCATATGCGTAGTCAAATAACACAAGCGATGGTGTATCCAACCATCCTGGTTGTATTTGCTATTGCAATTGTGTCGGTACTGTTAGGTACTGTGGTACCAAAAATCTTGAAGACCTTTGAAAAGTCAAAACAAGTTTTACCATGGACAACCGAATGGGTAATGGCAGCTAGTAATTTTGTACAAAACTACTGGTTCATAAGTTTAGTCATTATAACCGCATTATCTGTGGCAATTAAGCAAGCGCTTAAGCAGCCGCATATTCGTTACTGGTATGACGAAAAAGTGCTTCATTTACCGGGGATTGGTAAGGTTGCACGAGGTGTGAATACGGCGCGTTTTGCGCGTACTTTAAGTATTTTGTCGTCAAGCTCAGTACCACTACTTGAAGGGATGCGTATCTCGGGTGGTGTATTGGTTAACGAGAAAATGAAAAAGTCGGTGCAAGATGCTGCAACACGTGTAAGTGAAGGGGCTAGCCTTCGTGCTTCACTTCAGCAAACCAAACTTTTTCCACCTATGATGCTACACATGATAGCCAGTGGTGAAAAGTCAGGTGAACTTGAGCAGATGCTTGAGCGTGCGGCAAATAACCAAGATCGTGAGTTTGAGAGCATGGTAAACGTGTCTCTGAAACTATTAGAGCCTGCGATGATTGCCTCAATGGCGGTAATTGTATTGTTTATTGTTATGGCAATATTACAGCCGATTATGGCAATGAATAAGGCTGTAGGTCTTTAA
- the gspK gene encoding type II secretion system minor pseudopilin GspK → MTAIKRSKGAALVIVLFIVALAAMLAVEMSANLMVQVQRSSNIQNHQQAKWYAFAAEELAIKALKQTKKDEPDKTHLEQVWAKQGGVPYPVDNGTLSGTITDLQACLNLNALHVKPDQQTDPNNKTNPAHKALLALLENIEDLPSDESEEAMADSVFDWLDADSITYRSGAEEDEYLSRQYPYMTANSYFASTSELRLVKGFNPLVMEKVLPFVCVIPGSELLQINVNTLPVESAIILSSLIDGLSLSGAEAVLSSRPQDGYDDLEAFFEEVNQQGAQNVKAVEDLFSINSEYFKLQTQAEFAELRFSMTTLLHANNGTVTILARKFGGVQ, encoded by the coding sequence ATGACTGCGATTAAACGCTCTAAAGGTGCGGCGCTTGTTATCGTTTTATTCATCGTGGCGCTTGCGGCTATGTTAGCTGTCGAGATGAGCGCTAATTTAATGGTGCAAGTGCAGCGTAGTAGCAATATTCAAAACCATCAACAGGCAAAGTGGTATGCCTTCGCTGCAGAAGAGCTTGCAATTAAGGCACTTAAACAAACTAAAAAAGATGAACCAGATAAAACGCATTTAGAACAAGTCTGGGCGAAGCAGGGAGGGGTACCATATCCGGTTGATAATGGCACCTTGAGTGGCACTATTACTGACTTGCAAGCTTGTTTGAACCTAAATGCATTGCATGTAAAGCCCGATCAACAAACGGATCCAAATAATAAAACCAATCCAGCACATAAGGCATTGTTGGCATTATTAGAAAATATTGAAGATTTACCATCAGATGAGTCTGAAGAAGCTATGGCTGATAGTGTGTTTGATTGGTTAGACGCTGATAGTATTACCTATCGCTCGGGTGCCGAGGAAGATGAATATTTATCTCGACAATACCCATATATGACTGCAAATAGTTATTTTGCTTCGACCTCAGAGCTTCGTTTAGTAAAAGGCTTTAATCCATTAGTAATGGAAAAAGTCTTACCATTTGTGTGTGTGATTCCAGGCAGTGAGTTGCTACAAATAAACGTTAATACACTACCTGTAGAAAGTGCCATTATATTAAGCTCGCTTATTGATGGCTTAAGTCTTTCAGGGGCTGAAGCGGTATTATCATCACGTCCTCAAGACGGTTATGATGATTTAGAAGCATTTTTTGAAGAGGTTAATCAACAAGGCGCACAAAATGTGAAAGCCGTTGAAGACTTATTCAGTATCAACAGTGAATATTTTAAACTACAAACGCAGGCTGAATTTGCAGAGCTGCGTTTTTCGATGACCACCTTACTCCATGCCAATAATGGTACAGTAACGATACTGGCGCGAAAATTTGGAGGCGTACAGTGA
- a CDS encoding type II secretion system protein M, with the protein MKNQIINYWRSLKEQEQQLVIVAGVVFVIFVLVMGVFRPLNTAIEKAEQDTIKQQELLVWVDESIAKLKASGNARSTSSRSLSQIVNSTRNRYQIIISKMQPNDNSLRLTIDSVEFNNLVEWLDELVNSHGVLIENLDLSKDDKSGFVRVSRLVLEK; encoded by the coding sequence ATGAAAAATCAAATAATCAATTATTGGCGCTCGTTAAAAGAACAAGAACAGCAACTTGTTATTGTTGCAGGTGTGGTGTTTGTTATTTTTGTGCTAGTTATGGGAGTCTTTCGTCCACTTAACACGGCTATCGAAAAGGCTGAGCAAGACACTATAAAACAGCAAGAGCTATTAGTTTGGGTTGATGAGAGTATTGCTAAATTAAAAGCAAGCGGTAATGCACGTAGTACGAGCAGTCGTAGTTTAAGCCAAATCGTTAATAGCACCCGTAATCGTTATCAAATTATCATTAGTAAAATGCAGCCGAATGACAATTCACTTCGTTTAACAATTGATTCTGTTGAGTTTAATAACCTTGTTGAATGGCTTGATGAATTGGTTAATTCGCACGGCGTACTAATCGAGAATTTAGATTTAAGTAAAGATGACAAATCAGGCTTTGTGCGTGTAAGTCGTTTGGTACTAGAGAAGTAA
- a CDS encoding type II secretion system protein N yields MKRVILLITVFVMCFLVFTLVKTPAAVALDLAKPHLPKQLQLGKASGTLWDGRIMQVRFDGEQLNNVRWQLSGWSLFTGKLVGTVRFGNPRDKADISGHGDFTYGLFNQTVTVKKTTLRLTVERAMERLQLPLPISAQGRVIVDLDEYSSGQPYCESLSGEIASPNIDVKGMNNWFSIGPLSGRLSCKSGDVAVLVDPENRLGLEADAVLKANLDFKVAGYIKPEASLPKEVHDAAKFLGRPDNEGRYPLNF; encoded by the coding sequence ATGAAAAGAGTTATTTTATTAATCACAGTGTTTGTGATGTGTTTTTTGGTGTTTACGCTGGTAAAAACACCCGCTGCCGTTGCACTTGATTTAGCTAAGCCGCATTTACCAAAGCAATTACAATTAGGTAAAGCCAGTGGCACGCTATGGGACGGCCGCATTATGCAGGTACGTTTTGATGGTGAGCAATTAAATAATGTGCGTTGGCAGTTATCAGGCTGGTCACTGTTCACAGGTAAATTAGTGGGTACGGTGCGCTTTGGCAATCCTCGTGATAAAGCGGATATATCTGGTCATGGTGATTTTACATATGGTCTCTTTAACCAAACAGTCACTGTGAAAAAGACTACTTTACGCTTAACGGTTGAACGTGCCATGGAGCGTTTACAACTCCCTTTACCGATTAGTGCACAAGGCCGCGTAATAGTTGATTTAGACGAGTACAGCTCAGGTCAGCCTTATTGTGAGAGTTTAAGCGGTGAAATCGCGAGCCCTAACATTGATGTCAAAGGAATGAACAACTGGTTTAGTATTGGTCCTCTGAGCGGCCGTTTAAGTTGTAAATCGGGTGATGTAGCAGTACTGGTAGACCCAGAAAACCGTTTAGGACTTGAAGCTGATGCAGTATTAAAAGCGAATCTAGACTTTAAAGTAGCTGGCTATATTAAACCTGAAGCAAGCTTACCAAAAGAAGTGCATGATGCAGCTAAGTTCCTTGGTCGTCCTGATAACGAAGGCCGTTATCCGCTTAACTTTTAA